The Bubalus bubalis isolate 160015118507 breed Murrah chromosome 16, NDDB_SH_1, whole genome shotgun sequence genome window below encodes:
- the CRY2 gene encoding cryptochrome-2 isoform X1: MAAAAGTTSAAAAATQAPAARGDGASSVHWFRKGLRLHDNPALLAAVRGAHCVRCVYILDPWFAASSSVGINRWRFLLQSLEDLDRSLRKLNSRLFVVRGQPADVFPRLFKEWGVTRLTFEYDSEPFGKERDAAIMKMAKEAGVEVVTENSHTLYDLDKIIELNGQKPPLTYKRFQAIISRMELPRKPVGSVTSQQMEGCRAEIQESHDETYGVPSLEELGFPTEGLGPAVWRGGETEALARLDKHLERKAWVANYERPRMNANSLLASPTGLSPYLRFGCLSCRLFYYRLWDLYKKVKRNSTPPLSLFGQLLWREFFYTAATNNPRFDRMEGNPICIQIPWDRNPEALAKWAEGKTGFPWIDAIMTQLRQEGWIHHLARHAVACFLTRGDLWVSWESGVRVFDELLLDADFSVNAGSWMWLSCSAFFQQFFHCYCPVGFGRRTDPSGDYIRRYLPKLKGFPSRYIYEPWNAPESIQKAAKCVIGVDYPQPIVNHAEASRLNIERMKQVYQQLSRYRGLCLLASVPSCVEDLSNPVAEPSSSQAGSSSSVGPRPLPGGPASPKRKLEAAEEPPGGELSKRARVAESLPSELPSRGV, translated from the exons atggcggcggcggcggggactACCTCAGCGGCGGCTGCGGCGACCCAGGCGCCCGCGGCTCGTGGGGACGGCGCCTCGTCAGTGCACTGGTTCCGCAAGGGGCTGCGGCTCCATGACAACCCGGCTCTGCTGGCGGCCGTGCGCGGGGCGCACTGCGTGCGTTGCGTTTACATCCTCGACCCGTGGTTCGCGGCCTCCTCCTCAGTCGGGATCAACCGATGGAG GTTCCTACTTCAGTCTCTGGAAGATTTGGACAGAAGCTTAAGGAAACTGAACTCCCGCCTCTTTGTGGTCCGGGGCCAGCCGGCTGACGTGTTCCCGAGGCTGTTCAAG GAATGGGGGGTGACCCGCCTGACCTTTGAGTATGACTCTGAACCCTTTGGGAAAGAACGGGACGCAGCCATCATGAAGATGGCCAAGGAGGCTGGTGTGGAGGTGGTCACCGAGAACTCGCATACTCTCTATGACCTGGACAA GATCATTGAGCTGAACGGGCAGAAGCCACCCCTTACCTACAAGCGCTTTCAGGCCATCATCAGCCGCATGGAGCTGCCCAGGAAGCCCGTGGGCTCCGTGACCAGCCAGCAGATGGAGGGCTGCCGGGCCGAGATCCAGGAGAGCCACGACGAGACCTACGGCGTGCCCTCCCTGGAGGAGCTGG GATTCCCCACTGAAGGGCTCGGCCCAGCGGTCTGGCGGGGAGGAGAGACGGAAGCGCTGGCCCGCCTGGATAAGCACCTGGAACGGAAG GCCTGGGTTGCCAACTACGAGAGGCCCCGGATGAACGCCAACTCCCTGCTGGCCAGCCCCACGGGCCTCAGCCCCTACCTGCGCTTTGGCTGCCTCTCCTGCCGTCTCTTTTACTACCGCCTGTGGGACCTGTACAAGAAG gtgAAGCGGAACAGCACGCCCCCACTCTCCCTGTTTGGGCAACTCCTGTGGCGAGAGTTCTTTTACACGGCGGCCACCAACAACCCCAGGTTCGACCGCATGGAGGGGAACCCCATCTGCATCCAGATCCCCTGGGATCGCAACCCCGAGGCCTTGGCCAAGTGGGCCGAGGGCAAGACAGGCTTCCCCTGGATCGACGCCATCATGACCCAGCTGAGGCAGGAGGGCTGGATCCACCACCTGGCCCGGCACGCTGTGGCCTGCTTCCTCACACGCGGGGACCTCTGGGTCAGCTGGGAGAGCGGGGTCCGG GTGTTCGATGAGCTGCTGCTGGACGCGGACTTCAGCGTGAACGCAGGCAGCTGGATGTGGCTGTCCTGCAGCGCTTTCTTCCAGCAGTTCTTCCACTGCTACTGCCCAGTGGGTTTTGGCCGCCGCACGGACCCCAGTGGAGACTACATCAG GCGATACCTGCCCAAACTGAAAGGGTTCCCCTCCCGGTACATCTACGAGCCCTGGAACGCCCCAGAGTCCATTCAGAAGGCAGCCAAGTGCGTCATTGGCGTGGACTACCCCCAGCCCATCGTCAACCACGCCGAGGCCAGCCGGCTCAACATTGAGCGGATGAAGCAGGTCTACCAGCAGCTCTCCCGCTACCGGGGACTCT GTCTGCTGGCGTCTGTCCCTTCCTGTGTGGAAGACCTCAGCAACCCAGTGGCGGAGCCCAGCTCGAGCCAGGCAGGGAGCTCAAGCAGTGTAG GCCCAAGACCACTGCCTGGGGGCCCAGCGTCTCCCAAGCGCAAACTGGAAGCAGCGGAGGAGCCGCCTGGTGGAGAGCTCAGCAAACGGGCCAGGGTGGCAGAGTCGCTCCCCTCAGAACTGCCGAGCAGGGGTGTCTGA
- the CRY2 gene encoding cryptochrome-2 isoform X2, with amino-acid sequence MAAAAGTTSAAAAATQAPAARGDGASSVHWFRKGLRLHDNPALLAAVRGAHCVRCVYILDPWFAASSSVGINRWRFLLQSLEDLDRSLRKLNSRLFVVRGQPADVFPRLFKEWGVTRLTFEYDSEPFGKERDAAIMKMAKEAGVEVVTENSHTLYDLDKIIELNGQKPPLTYKRFQAIISRMELPRKPVGSVTSQQMEGCRAEIQESHDETYGVPSLEELGFPTEGLGPAVWRGGETEALARLDKHLERKVKRNSTPPLSLFGQLLWREFFYTAATNNPRFDRMEGNPICIQIPWDRNPEALAKWAEGKTGFPWIDAIMTQLRQEGWIHHLARHAVACFLTRGDLWVSWESGVRVFDELLLDADFSVNAGSWMWLSCSAFFQQFFHCYCPVGFGRRTDPSGDYIRRYLPKLKGFPSRYIYEPWNAPESIQKAAKCVIGVDYPQPIVNHAEASRLNIERMKQVYQQLSRYRGLCLLASVPSCVEDLSNPVAEPSSSQAGSSSSVGPRPLPGGPASPKRKLEAAEEPPGGELSKRARVAESLPSELPSRGV; translated from the exons atggcggcggcggcggggactACCTCAGCGGCGGCTGCGGCGACCCAGGCGCCCGCGGCTCGTGGGGACGGCGCCTCGTCAGTGCACTGGTTCCGCAAGGGGCTGCGGCTCCATGACAACCCGGCTCTGCTGGCGGCCGTGCGCGGGGCGCACTGCGTGCGTTGCGTTTACATCCTCGACCCGTGGTTCGCGGCCTCCTCCTCAGTCGGGATCAACCGATGGAG GTTCCTACTTCAGTCTCTGGAAGATTTGGACAGAAGCTTAAGGAAACTGAACTCCCGCCTCTTTGTGGTCCGGGGCCAGCCGGCTGACGTGTTCCCGAGGCTGTTCAAG GAATGGGGGGTGACCCGCCTGACCTTTGAGTATGACTCTGAACCCTTTGGGAAAGAACGGGACGCAGCCATCATGAAGATGGCCAAGGAGGCTGGTGTGGAGGTGGTCACCGAGAACTCGCATACTCTCTATGACCTGGACAA GATCATTGAGCTGAACGGGCAGAAGCCACCCCTTACCTACAAGCGCTTTCAGGCCATCATCAGCCGCATGGAGCTGCCCAGGAAGCCCGTGGGCTCCGTGACCAGCCAGCAGATGGAGGGCTGCCGGGCCGAGATCCAGGAGAGCCACGACGAGACCTACGGCGTGCCCTCCCTGGAGGAGCTGG GATTCCCCACTGAAGGGCTCGGCCCAGCGGTCTGGCGGGGAGGAGAGACGGAAGCGCTGGCCCGCCTGGATAAGCACCTGGAACGGAAG gtgAAGCGGAACAGCACGCCCCCACTCTCCCTGTTTGGGCAACTCCTGTGGCGAGAGTTCTTTTACACGGCGGCCACCAACAACCCCAGGTTCGACCGCATGGAGGGGAACCCCATCTGCATCCAGATCCCCTGGGATCGCAACCCCGAGGCCTTGGCCAAGTGGGCCGAGGGCAAGACAGGCTTCCCCTGGATCGACGCCATCATGACCCAGCTGAGGCAGGAGGGCTGGATCCACCACCTGGCCCGGCACGCTGTGGCCTGCTTCCTCACACGCGGGGACCTCTGGGTCAGCTGGGAGAGCGGGGTCCGG GTGTTCGATGAGCTGCTGCTGGACGCGGACTTCAGCGTGAACGCAGGCAGCTGGATGTGGCTGTCCTGCAGCGCTTTCTTCCAGCAGTTCTTCCACTGCTACTGCCCAGTGGGTTTTGGCCGCCGCACGGACCCCAGTGGAGACTACATCAG GCGATACCTGCCCAAACTGAAAGGGTTCCCCTCCCGGTACATCTACGAGCCCTGGAACGCCCCAGAGTCCATTCAGAAGGCAGCCAAGTGCGTCATTGGCGTGGACTACCCCCAGCCCATCGTCAACCACGCCGAGGCCAGCCGGCTCAACATTGAGCGGATGAAGCAGGTCTACCAGCAGCTCTCCCGCTACCGGGGACTCT GTCTGCTGGCGTCTGTCCCTTCCTGTGTGGAAGACCTCAGCAACCCAGTGGCGGAGCCCAGCTCGAGCCAGGCAGGGAGCTCAAGCAGTGTAG GCCCAAGACCACTGCCTGGGGGCCCAGCGTCTCCCAAGCGCAAACTGGAAGCAGCGGAGGAGCCGCCTGGTGGAGAGCTCAGCAAACGGGCCAGGGTGGCAGAGTCGCTCCCCTCAGAACTGCCGAGCAGGGGTGTCTGA